In one window of Thermus aquaticus DNA:
- a CDS encoding NUDIX hydrolase produces the protein MAVPLLGERLLFTRRSPHLPTHAGQVSFPGGVVEPGEGVVEAALREAMEEVGLGGLEPLGFLSPTLSPQGFLVQPVVVFRPDLPPLRPNPLEVAEVLLPPLAELLALTPWSEVRQGRRVWHFPWRGVDIWGVTGNILKEFLEVWRAAHRDSASGPL, from the coding sequence GTGGCCGTGCCCCTTTTGGGGGAGCGGCTCCTTTTCACCCGCAGGAGCCCCCACCTGCCCACCCACGCCGGGCAAGTGAGCTTCCCCGGAGGGGTGGTGGAGCCGGGGGAAGGGGTGGTGGAGGCGGCCTTGCGGGAGGCTATGGAGGAGGTGGGGCTTGGGGGCCTCGAGCCCCTGGGCTTCCTCTCCCCCACCCTCTCCCCCCAGGGCTTTCTGGTCCAGCCCGTGGTGGTCTTCCGCCCGGACCTTCCCCCCTTGAGGCCCAACCCCCTGGAGGTGGCGGAGGTCCTCCTGCCCCCCCTGGCCGAGCTCCTGGCCCTCACCCCCTGGAGCGAGGTGCGCCAGGGCAGGCGGGTGTGGCACTTCCCCTGGCGGGGGGTGGACATCTGGGGGGTGACGGGGAATATCCTGAAGGAGTTCCTGGAGGTGTGGCGTGCGGCGCATCGGGATTCTGCCAGCGGACCTCTTTGA